In Pseudomonas sp. MM213, a genomic segment contains:
- the thpR gene encoding RNA 2',3'-cyclic phosphodiesterase yields the protein MSDETPEPVKRLFFALDCPPEQRKAIAQWRSALQLRIGRPVPVENFHLTLLFLGAVEVAQIAEICAAAAKVRVPGAALRLALDRLDVWRRAGVLVLAPEQAPPELLRLVYALEQAMLPFGFEEAHKEFRPHLTLMRDYRAPVPESTTPPEFFLRADRFVLFESHKGRYRALAEWPLVPA from the coding sequence GTGAGCGACGAAACCCCGGAGCCGGTCAAACGGCTGTTTTTTGCATTGGATTGCCCACCCGAACAGCGCAAGGCGATTGCCCAATGGCGCAGCGCGCTGCAATTGCGCATCGGGCGTCCGGTGCCGGTGGAAAACTTCCATCTGACGTTGCTGTTTTTGGGCGCTGTGGAGGTGGCGCAGATTGCCGAAATCTGCGCGGCAGCAGCAAAGGTGCGCGTGCCGGGTGCGGCGTTGCGGTTGGCGCTGGATCGCCTGGATGTGTGGCGCAGGGCCGGGGTGTTGGTGCTCGCGCCGGAACAGGCGCCGCCGGAGTTGCTGCGGCTGGTGTATGCGCTGGAGCAGGCGATGTTGCCGTTCGGGTTTGAAGAGGCACACAAGGAATTCAGGCCGCATCTGACATTGATGCGCGACTATCGGGCGCCGGTGCCTGAGTCGACGACGCCGCCGGAGTTTTTTCTGCGGGCGGATCGATTTGTGTTGTTTGAATCCCACAAGGGCCGCTATCGGGCGCTGGCCGAATGGCCGCTGGTGCCGGCATAA
- a CDS encoding DUF1428 domain-containing protein produces MSYVDGCVFAVPSANREKFKKHAESAAVIFKENGALSIVECWGDDVPDGKVTSFPLAVKLKDDETVVFSWIVWPDKPTRDAGMQKLMADPRMQQDVNPMPFDGQRMIFGGFDILLQV; encoded by the coding sequence ATGTCTTACGTCGATGGCTGTGTCTTTGCGGTGCCCAGTGCCAACCGCGAAAAATTCAAGAAACACGCGGAATCCGCCGCTGTCATTTTCAAGGAAAACGGCGCCCTGAGCATTGTCGAATGCTGGGGCGATGACGTGCCCGATGGCAAAGTGACTTCGTTTCCGCTGGCCGTGAAACTCAAGGATGACGAAACCGTGGTGTTTTCCTGGATCGTCTGGCCGGACAAGCCCACCCGCGATGCCGGCATGCAGAAATTGATGGCCGACCCGCGCATGCAACAAGACGTCAATCCGATGCCGTTCGATGGCCAGCGGATGATCTTCGGCGGCTTCGACATCCTCTTGCAGGTCTGA
- a CDS encoding LysR family transcriptional regulator — protein MSTPDFNLLITLDVLLAEGSVARAAKRLRLSPSAMSRALARLRETTGDPLLVRAGRGLVATPRALELRERVSQLVQDAEAVLRPAQQPDLKQLARTFTLRTSEGFVETFGAPLIDRVAEQAPGVLLRFMHKPDKDSTSLRDGTVDLETGVVGKAAGPELRTQGLFRDRFIGVVRVGHPLSQGEITPERYAAGGHISVSRRGLDKGPVDEALAALQLERQVLTIVAGFSTALALARATDLIAVVPERHTENLRAGMHSFALPVTLPEFTVAMLWHPRLDADPVHRWLRGCVREVCAQ, from the coding sequence ATGTCGACTCCCGATTTCAATTTGCTGATCACCCTTGATGTGCTGCTCGCTGAAGGCAGCGTGGCGCGTGCCGCCAAACGCTTGCGCCTGAGCCCGTCGGCGATGAGCCGGGCGTTGGCGCGGTTGCGCGAAACCACCGGTGACCCGTTGCTGGTCCGGGCCGGGCGCGGACTGGTCGCCACGCCTCGGGCGCTGGAATTGCGCGAGCGGGTCAGCCAGTTGGTGCAGGACGCCGAGGCGGTGCTGCGCCCGGCGCAACAGCCTGACCTGAAGCAATTGGCCCGCACGTTCACGTTGCGTACCAGCGAGGGCTTTGTGGAGACCTTTGGCGCGCCGCTCATCGACCGCGTCGCCGAGCAAGCGCCGGGCGTGCTGCTGCGCTTCATGCACAAACCTGACAAGGACAGCACGTCGCTGCGGGACGGGACCGTTGATCTGGAAACCGGTGTGGTGGGGAAGGCCGCCGGGCCTGAGTTAAGGACCCAGGGTTTGTTTCGTGATCGCTTCATCGGCGTGGTGCGCGTGGGTCACCCGTTGAGTCAGGGCGAGATCACTCCGGAACGTTATGCGGCGGGCGGTCACATCAGCGTCTCAAGGCGCGGGCTCGACAAGGGGCCTGTCGATGAAGCACTGGCGGCGCTGCAACTGGAACGGCAAGTCTTGACCATCGTCGCCGGTTTCTCGACCGCGTTGGCGCTCGCCCGAGCCACCGATTTGATCGCTGTCGTTCCTGAACGCCACACCGAAAACCTGCGGGCGGGCATGCACAGTTTTGCGCTGCCGGTTACCTTGCCGGAATTCACCGTCGCGATGCTCTGGCATCCGCGTCTGGACGCCGATCCGGTGCATCGCTGGTTGCGGGGGTGTGTTCGTGAGGTTTGTGCGCAATAG
- a CDS encoding MFS transporter, protein MKPTIAIVDNTTQTPAVRWALVSLSLSMLLSSLGTSVANVGLPTLAQVFGATFQDVQWVVIAYLLAITTLIVSVGRLGDLIGRRRLLLGGIGLFTLASALCAWAPTLGMLIGARALQGLGAAIMMALTMAFVGETVAKAKTGSAMGLLGTMSAIGTALGPSLGGLLISGFGWQAMFLVTVPLGLMTLLLAHRYLPADRQSATTGSVHFDAWGTLVLALTLAAYALAMTLGRGHFGLLNIGLLLAAGVGVGLFVLVEMKVASPLIRLAMFRNPVLSASLAMSTLVATVMMATLVVGPFYLAHGLGLKAVVVGIVLAVGPCVAALTGVPAGRIADRFGAQRMTVAGLIAMAVGCLVLSVLPLTVGIGGYVAPMVVITLGYAVFQTANNTTVMSDVQPDQRGVVSGMLNLSRNLGLITGASALGAVFALASQAADITLTPPEAVAHGMRVTFAVALGLIVVALGVVLARRALKPL, encoded by the coding sequence ATGAAGCCGACTATCGCCATCGTCGACAACACAACACAGACACCCGCCGTACGCTGGGCGCTGGTCAGCCTTTCGCTGTCGATGCTGCTGTCGTCACTCGGCACCAGCGTCGCCAACGTCGGTTTGCCGACGCTGGCCCAGGTGTTCGGTGCAACCTTTCAGGACGTGCAGTGGGTCGTCATCGCGTATCTGCTGGCGATCACCACGCTGATCGTCAGCGTCGGAAGGCTCGGTGACCTGATCGGCCGCCGCCGGTTGCTGCTCGGCGGCATTGGCCTGTTCACCCTCGCCTCGGCGCTGTGCGCGTGGGCACCGACATTGGGCATGTTGATTGGCGCCCGAGCCCTGCAAGGGCTCGGCGCGGCGATCATGATGGCGCTGACCATGGCCTTCGTCGGTGAGACCGTGGCGAAAGCCAAAACCGGCAGCGCCATGGGGTTGCTCGGGACGATGTCGGCGATTGGCACCGCACTGGGGCCATCGTTGGGCGGCCTGTTGATCAGTGGGTTCGGTTGGCAGGCGATGTTCCTGGTCACCGTGCCATTGGGCCTGATGACGCTGCTGCTTGCGCATCGCTACCTGCCGGCGGATCGGCAGAGCGCAACCACCGGGAGCGTCCATTTCGACGCGTGGGGCACGCTGGTGTTGGCACTGACGCTGGCGGCATATGCGCTGGCCATGACATTGGGCCGTGGCCATTTCGGGCTGCTTAATATCGGTTTGCTGTTGGCGGCGGGGGTCGGCGTGGGGCTCTTCGTTTTGGTTGAAATGAAAGTCGCTTCGCCGCTGATACGGCTGGCGATGTTTCGCAACCCGGTGCTGAGCGCGAGCCTGGCCATGAGCACACTGGTCGCGACGGTGATGATGGCAACGCTGGTGGTCGGGCCGTTTTATCTGGCCCACGGGCTTGGGCTGAAGGCGGTTGTGGTGGGCATAGTGCTCGCGGTCGGGCCCTGTGTCGCGGCCCTGACAGGTGTGCCCGCCGGGCGGATCGCCGACCGATTCGGCGCCCAGCGGATGACTGTCGCCGGGCTGATCGCCATGGCCGTCGGTTGCCTGGTGTTATCGGTGTTGCCGCTGACCGTTGGCATTGGCGGGTATGTTGCGCCGATGGTGGTGATCACGCTCGGCTATGCCGTATTCCAGACGGCCAACAACACCACGGTCATGAGCGATGTGCAGCCCGATCAGCGTGGCGTTGTCTCGGGCATGCTCAATCTGTCGCGAAACCTGGGATTGATCACTGGCGCCTCGGCGTTGGGGGCTGTATTCGCCCTCGCCTCGCAGGCGGCCGACATCACCCTGACGCCACCCGAAGCCGTGGCCCACGGCATGCGGGTCACCTTCGCGGTAGCGTTGGGGCTGATCGTGGTTGCCCTCGGCGTCGTGCTAGCCCGCCGAGCGCTGAAACCTTTGTAG
- a CDS encoding cupin domain-containing protein, with protein sequence MFRINARHTARMLGVAVVTTAALAAFSGMSQAEEVKAPAKSWQTGIHRTDLLKKDLDVDGREVIQVRVDIDPGISSPNHSHPGVEVAYVIDGTFEYQLEGQPPVTLKAGDSLYIPAGVAHIAKNIGTKTSSELATYIVKKGEPLVVIKQ encoded by the coding sequence ATGTTCCGTATCAACGCTCGTCACACCGCCAGAATGCTTGGCGTCGCTGTTGTCACCACTGCCGCACTCGCGGCGTTCTCCGGGATGTCTCAGGCCGAGGAAGTGAAAGCCCCTGCAAAAAGCTGGCAGACAGGGATTCATCGCACCGATCTCCTGAAAAAAGACCTCGACGTCGACGGTCGTGAAGTGATCCAGGTACGGGTTGATATCGATCCGGGCATCTCGTCGCCCAACCACTCCCATCCCGGCGTGGAAGTGGCTTATGTCATCGACGGCACGTTCGAATATCAACTGGAAGGGCAGCCACCGGTGACGTTGAAAGCCGGTGATTCGCTGTACATCCCGGCGGGCGTTGCGCACATCGCGAAGAACATCGGAACCAAAACCAGCTCCGAACTGGCGACGTACATCGTCAAGAAAGGCGAACCGCTGGTTGTGATCAAACAGTAA
- a CDS encoding DUF1801 domain-containing protein, whose translation MTKESSGGESASALIDARIRELNDWRGETLARVRAIIQQADPDVVEEWKWRGVPVWSHAGIICTGETYKTAVKMTFAKGAALDDPAHLFNASLEGNTRRAIDVHEGEAIDEKALKALIRAAVVLNTSK comes from the coding sequence ATGACGAAGGAAAGCAGTGGGGGCGAATCGGCCTCTGCGCTAATCGATGCACGAATCAGGGAATTGAATGACTGGCGGGGCGAGACGCTCGCGCGCGTCAGGGCGATCATCCAACAGGCCGACCCCGACGTGGTCGAGGAGTGGAAGTGGAGGGGCGTGCCGGTGTGGTCGCATGCCGGGATCATCTGCACGGGCGAGACATACAAAACGGCGGTGAAAATGACCTTCGCCAAAGGTGCTGCGCTGGACGATCCTGCCCATCTCTTCAACGCCAGCCTGGAAGGCAATACCCGCCGGGCGATTGATGTGCATGAGGGCGAGGCGATTGATGAAAAAGCATTGAAGGCGCTGATCCGGGCGGCGGTGGTGCTCAACACCTCCAAATGA
- a CDS encoding pyridoxal-phosphate dependent enzyme yields the protein MPNDSRPAVLELIGNTPLVRVSRFDTGPCTLFLKLESQNPGGSIKDRIGLAMIDEAERDGRLKSGGTIVEATAGNTGLGLALVGRAKGYRVVLVVPDKMSTEKVLHLKAMGAEVHITRSDVGKGHPDYYQDVAARLALEIPDAFFADQFNNPANPLAHECSTAPEIWAQTQHDVDAIVVGVGSAGTLTGLTRFFKRVQPNLEMVLADPIGSVMAEYSRSGTMQTPGSWAVEGIGEDFIPSIADLSSVRHAYSISDEESFDHARQLLRAEGILGGSSTGTLLAAALRYCREQTTPKRVVSFVCDTGTRYLSKVYNDQWMNDQGLLKRKPYGDLRDVIARRFEDGRVISVGPDDTLLTAFQRMRLADVSQLPVLADGKQLVGVIDESDILLGMQEDPSHFRLTVASAMTDKVETLPPSASLEKLQAELDRGLVAIIADASGFHGLITRVDLLNHLRRSLA from the coding sequence ATGCCGAACGACTCCCGCCCTGCCGTGCTTGAACTGATCGGCAATACGCCGCTGGTGCGCGTCAGCCGCTTTGACACGGGCCCGTGCACCCTGTTTCTGAAGCTCGAATCACAGAACCCCGGCGGCTCGATCAAGGACCGCATCGGCCTGGCGATGATCGACGAAGCCGAGCGCGACGGCCGGCTGAAATCTGGCGGCACCATCGTCGAGGCCACCGCCGGCAACACCGGCCTCGGCTTGGCCCTGGTCGGCCGCGCCAAGGGCTATCGGGTGGTGCTGGTGGTGCCGGACAAGATGTCCACCGAGAAAGTCTTGCACCTCAAGGCCATGGGCGCCGAGGTGCACATCACCCGCTCCGATGTCGGCAAGGGCCATCCCGATTATTACCAGGACGTCGCGGCACGGCTGGCGCTGGAAATTCCCGATGCATTCTTCGCCGATCAGTTCAACAACCCGGCCAACCCGCTCGCCCATGAGTGCAGCACCGCACCGGAGATCTGGGCGCAAACCCAGCATGACGTGGATGCGATTGTCGTCGGCGTCGGCTCGGCCGGCACGCTGACCGGGCTGACCCGTTTCTTCAAGCGCGTACAGCCCAATCTGGAAATGGTGCTGGCCGACCCCATCGGTTCGGTGATGGCCGAATACAGCCGCAGCGGCACCATGCAGACGCCCGGTTCGTGGGCGGTGGAAGGCATCGGCGAAGACTTCATCCCCTCGATTGCCGACCTGTCCAGCGTGCGCCACGCCTATTCGATCAGCGACGAGGAAAGCTTCGATCACGCCCGCCAACTGCTGCGCGCCGAAGGCATTCTTGGCGGCTCTTCGACCGGCACCCTGCTGGCGGCGGCGCTGCGTTACTGCCGCGAACAAACTACGCCCAAACGCGTGGTCAGCTTCGTCTGCGACACCGGCACCCGCTACCTGTCGAAGGTCTACAACGACCAGTGGATGAATGATCAGGGCTTGCTCAAGCGCAAACCTTATGGCGACCTGCGCGATGTGATCGCACGGCGTTTCGAGGATGGCCGGGTGATCAGCGTCGGCCCGGACGACACGCTGCTGACGGCGTTCCAGCGCATGCGCCTGGCGGATGTGTCGCAATTGCCGGTGCTGGCGGACGGCAAGCAACTGGTCGGCGTGATCGACGAATCCGACATTCTGCTGGGCATGCAGGAAGATCCTTCACACTTCCGCTTGACCGTGGCCAGCGCAATGACCGACAAAGTAGAAACCCTGCCGCCCAGCGCCAGTCTGGAAAAGCTGCAGGCAGAACTCGATCGCGGGCTGGTCGCGATCATCGCCGACGCCTCGGGCTTCCACGGCCTGATTACTCGCGTCGACCTGCTCAATCATTTGCGGAGATCCCTTGCATGA
- a CDS encoding cystathionine gamma-synthase translates to MSQHDENAAARAFATRVIHAGQTPDPTTGALMPPIYANSTYLQQSPGVHKGFDYGRSHNPTRFALERCVADLESGTQAFAFASGLAAISTVLELLDAGSHIVSGNDLYGGTFRLFDKVRKRSAGHRFSFVDLTDLAAFEASLQDDTKMVWVETPSNPLLSLTDLAAVARICRDRDIICVADNTFASPWIQRPLELGFDIVLHSTTKYLNGHSDVIGGIAVVGQNPELAQRLGFLQNSVGAIAGPFDAFLTLRGVKTLALRMERHCSNALELAQWLERQPQVARVYYPGLPSHPQHELAKRQMRGFGGMISVDLKSDLAGATRFLESVRIFALAESLGGVESLIEHPAIMTHATIPAETRAQLGIGDGLVRLSVGVEDVEDLRADLAQALTRI, encoded by the coding sequence ATGAGTCAACACGATGAAAACGCCGCGGCACGCGCCTTTGCCACTCGGGTGATCCACGCCGGGCAAACGCCGGACCCGACCACCGGCGCATTGATGCCACCGATTTATGCCAACTCCACCTATTTGCAACAAAGCCCCGGCGTGCACAAAGGTTTCGATTACGGGCGCTCGCACAACCCGACGCGCTTCGCCCTGGAACGCTGCGTCGCCGATCTGGAAAGCGGCACCCAGGCCTTCGCGTTCGCCTCCGGGCTGGCGGCGATTTCCACGGTGCTGGAACTGCTCGACGCCGGTTCGCACATCGTGTCCGGCAATGACCTGTACGGCGGGACGTTCCGACTGTTCGACAAGGTGCGTAAACGCAGCGCCGGGCATCGTTTCAGCTTCGTCGACCTGACAGACCTCGCGGCGTTCGAAGCATCGTTGCAGGACGACACCAAAATGGTCTGGGTCGAGACACCGAGCAATCCGTTGCTCAGCCTGACCGACCTCGCCGCCGTCGCACGTATCTGCCGCGACCGCGACATCATCTGCGTCGCCGATAACACCTTTGCCAGCCCATGGATCCAGCGCCCGCTGGAGCTGGGTTTCGACATCGTGCTGCACTCGACCACCAAATACCTGAACGGCCACTCCGACGTGATCGGCGGCATCGCCGTGGTCGGGCAGAACCCGGAACTGGCGCAACGACTGGGTTTCCTGCAGAACTCGGTGGGCGCAATCGCCGGCCCGTTCGACGCGTTTCTGACCCTGCGCGGCGTGAAAACCCTGGCGCTGCGCATGGAGCGTCACTGCAGCAACGCGCTTGAGTTGGCGCAATGGCTGGAGCGCCAGCCGCAAGTGGCGCGCGTCTACTACCCGGGCCTGCCATCGCACCCGCAGCATGAATTGGCGAAGCGGCAGATGCGCGGTTTCGGCGGGATGATTTCTGTCGATCTGAAGAGTGATCTGGCGGGTGCCACACGTTTCCTTGAGAGCGTACGGATATTCGCCTTGGCCGAGAGTCTGGGCGGCGTGGAAAGCCTGATCGAGCACCCGGCGATCATGACCCACGCCACCATCCCCGCAGAAACCCGCGCGCAGCTGGGCATCGGCGACGGGCTGGTGCGGTTGTCCGTGGGGGTTGAGGATGTCGAGGATCTGCGTGCCGATTTGGCGCAGGCGCTGACGCGGATCTGA
- a CDS encoding polyamine ABC transporter substrate-binding protein, whose protein sequence is MVMMKRILGATVCGLTLLASAVHAEQRELRVYNWADYILPSVPKDFAQKSGIKVTWDTFDTNESLEAKLLTGNSGYDLVVPSNQFIETQIKAGVFQKLDKTKLPNWKHQDPALLALLDKNDPGNQYGVPYMYGTVLIGFNPAKVKAALGENAPVDSWDLVFNPQNMQKLKSCGVAMLDSPSEILPLALHYLGLDPNSQNPDDYEKAKALMLKIRPYVTYFNSAKYMTDIANGDICVAIGYSGSFYQFGNRAKEAGNGVVVDWRLPKEGAPIWFDTFAIPKSAKNVEEAHEFLNTLLDPKVIAPISDFLGYPNANKDSLALINKEITGNPNLTPTSEALKTLYVVQPLPQKLERVRTRVWTSIKSGE, encoded by the coding sequence ATGGTCATGATGAAACGCATACTGGGCGCCACTGTTTGTGGGCTGACGCTGTTGGCCAGTGCCGTGCACGCCGAACAGCGGGAATTGCGGGTGTACAACTGGGCGGACTACATCCTGCCGTCCGTGCCCAAGGACTTCGCCCAGAAAAGCGGAATCAAAGTGACCTGGGACACCTTCGACACCAACGAATCGCTGGAAGCCAAGCTGCTGACCGGCAACTCGGGCTACGACCTGGTGGTGCCGTCGAACCAGTTCATCGAAACCCAGATCAAGGCCGGTGTATTCCAGAAACTCGACAAGACCAAACTGCCGAACTGGAAACACCAGGACCCGGCACTGCTCGCATTGCTGGACAAGAACGATCCGGGCAACCAGTACGGCGTGCCCTACATGTACGGCACCGTGCTGATCGGTTTCAACCCGGCCAAGGTCAAGGCCGCGCTGGGCGAGAATGCGCCGGTGGACAGTTGGGACCTGGTGTTCAACCCGCAGAACATGCAGAAGCTGAAATCCTGTGGCGTCGCCATGCTCGACTCACCTTCGGAAATCCTGCCGCTGGCGCTGCACTATCTGGGGCTGGACCCGAACAGCCAGAACCCGGACGACTACGAAAAAGCCAAGGCGCTGATGCTGAAGATTCGCCCTTACGTCACCTATTTCAACTCGGCCAAGTACATGACCGACATCGCCAACGGCGATATCTGCGTCGCCATCGGCTACTCCGGCAGCTTCTACCAGTTCGGCAATCGCGCCAAGGAAGCGGGCAACGGCGTAGTGGTCGACTGGCGCTTGCCGAAGGAGGGCGCGCCGATCTGGTTTGATACCTTTGCGATTCCAAAAAGCGCGAAGAACGTGGAGGAAGCCCACGAGTTTCTCAACACCTTGCTGGACCCGAAAGTCATCGCCCCGATCAGTGATTTCCTCGGCTACCCCAACGCCAACAAGGACTCGCTTGCGCTGATCAATAAAGAAATCACCGGCAACCCGAACCTGACGCCGACCAGCGAAGCGTTGAAAACCCTGTATGTGGTGCAACCGCTGCCGCAAAAGCTTGAGCGGGTGCGCACACGGGTCTGGACCAGCATCAAGTCCGGCGAATAA
- a CDS encoding nuclear transport factor 2 family protein, producing MSELKLHPNAAQSLSQWHAMIKKADLKALPELLDPQVVFRSPMAHTPYPGAPVVNMILNTVSGVFEDFQYHRELATADGLNVILEFSAKVGEKQLKGIDMIRFNEQGKIVEFEVMVRPLSGLQALGEEMGRRLGAFLAASKA from the coding sequence ATGTCGGAACTGAAACTGCATCCAAACGCCGCACAATCGTTGAGCCAGTGGCACGCGATGATCAAAAAAGCCGACTTGAAGGCCTTGCCCGAATTACTGGACCCGCAAGTGGTTTTCCGCTCGCCGATGGCGCACACGCCTTATCCAGGGGCGCCAGTGGTCAACATGATTCTCAACACGGTGTCCGGCGTGTTCGAGGACTTCCAGTACCACCGCGAACTGGCGACTGCGGACGGCTTGAACGTCATCCTCGAGTTCAGCGCCAAGGTCGGTGAAAAACAGCTCAAGGGCATCGACATGATCCGCTTCAACGAACAAGGAAAAATCGTTGAATTCGAGGTGATGGTCCGCCCCCTGAGTGGCTTGCAAGCCTTGGGTGAAGAGATGGGGCGCCGACTGGGCGCTTTCCTGGCCGCCAGCAAAGCCTGA
- a CDS encoding DUF971 domain-containing protein → MNPLAIGNSRSKQQLRLNWPDGREQLLDHAELRRQCPCSQCRAFRLKGLTPRVDDRVQVIELNAQGYGLQLIFSDGHERGIYPWPYLSSLA, encoded by the coding sequence ATGAACCCGCTGGCGATCGGCAACTCCCGGAGCAAACAGCAGCTGCGGCTGAACTGGCCGGATGGTCGTGAGCAGCTGCTGGATCATGCCGAGTTGCGCCGGCAATGCCCGTGTTCGCAGTGCCGGGCGTTTCGCTTGAAAGGGTTGACGCCGAGGGTCGATGACCGAGTGCAAGTCATCGAATTGAACGCGCAGGGCTATGGCCTGCAACTGATTTTCAGCGATGGTCACGAACGGGGCATCTACCCGTGGCCGTATCTTTCGAGCCTGGCCTGA
- a CDS encoding HEAT repeat domain-containing protein, which translates to MTSLFDVTDNDDILALQPRLTDADAGVRRIALIELADLEEPDGLLWLVDRLAEDPTAEVRAEAARLLEAWEEAPVVEALCQALTDPSPAVQAAAAQSLSLLKSEAAGRVILPWTGHADINVRIAAFRALRELRFPDAATAALAALGDADASVRREAVGVLGWLKQLDALPALATLASHDPDTEVRRAATGALGLASDAHVLPALRQALQDGAWQVREEAATTLGKVGHTDAGPALVEALSDDYWQVRLRATRSLGRLRYAPALDALIETLGHRISNLRKEAALALGELNDKGAVAPLQAAQNDGDPEVRKAVRIALSQLQ; encoded by the coding sequence ATGACCTCTCTATTCGATGTAACCGATAACGATGACATTCTCGCCCTGCAACCGCGCCTGACCGATGCCGACGCCGGCGTGCGCCGGATCGCCCTGATCGAGCTGGCAGACCTGGAAGAGCCGGACGGTTTGCTGTGGCTGGTCGATCGACTGGCCGAAGACCCGACCGCAGAGGTCCGCGCCGAAGCTGCGCGCCTGCTTGAAGCCTGGGAGGAGGCGCCGGTCGTTGAGGCGCTGTGCCAGGCGTTGACCGATCCGTCGCCGGCCGTGCAGGCCGCCGCCGCGCAGAGCCTGAGCCTGCTCAAGAGTGAAGCCGCAGGCAGGGTGATTCTGCCGTGGACCGGGCATGCCGACATCAACGTGCGTATCGCCGCGTTCCGGGCGTTGCGCGAATTGCGTTTTCCCGATGCCGCGACCGCTGCCTTGGCGGCGCTGGGCGATGCAGACGCCAGCGTTCGCCGCGAAGCGGTTGGCGTGCTCGGCTGGCTCAAACAGCTTGATGCATTGCCGGCCCTGGCGACGTTGGCCAGTCACGACCCGGACACCGAAGTCCGTCGCGCCGCCACGGGAGCCCTCGGCCTGGCCTCCGATGCGCACGTCCTGCCGGCCCTGCGCCAGGCATTACAGGATGGCGCCTGGCAAGTGCGCGAAGAAGCCGCGACCACCCTCGGCAAGGTCGGTCATACCGACGCAGGCCCGGCATTGGTCGAAGCGTTGAGCGATGATTATTGGCAAGTGCGCCTGCGCGCCACCCGCAGTCTCGGTCGCTTGCGTTATGCCCCGGCGCTGGACGCATTGATCGAAACCCTCGGTCATCGCATCAGCAACCTGCGCAAGGAGGCCGCGTTGGCCCTCGGCGAATTGAACGATAAAGGCGCAGTTGCGCCGTTGCAGGCCGCGCAGAACGACGGCGACCCGGAAGTGCGCAAAGCCGTGCGCATTGCCTTGAGTCAGTTGCAATGA
- a CDS encoding ABC transporter permease, protein MSRSIKRWIPRAASLLLCLLFWQLAASHHWNLGLVTFANVPTPLAVIEAALGLGDSGKLAQHLSSSLSRVFAGYLAALIIGIALGLAIGRSKWAEDLLLPPLEVLRPIPAVAWIPLAILMFPSSELSMVFITFTGALFPILLNTVHGVEGVDRRLIASAKSLGAGRRAILLEVILPGAAPSIITGLAIGMGTSWFCLVTAEMISGQYGIGYYTWESYTIQNYADIVVGMLLIGVLGMGSSLLIKRLGGLLTPWHRPRGKA, encoded by the coding sequence ATGTCCCGATCTATAAAGCGCTGGATCCCGAGGGCAGCTTCATTGCTGCTCTGCCTTTTGTTCTGGCAACTCGCCGCCAGCCACCACTGGAACCTCGGCCTGGTCACCTTCGCCAATGTCCCGACACCGCTGGCGGTGATCGAAGCCGCTCTGGGCCTGGGCGATTCCGGCAAACTCGCCCAGCACCTGAGCAGCAGCCTCAGCCGGGTCTTCGCCGGTTACCTCGCGGCGCTGATCATCGGCATCGCGTTGGGCCTGGCCATCGGTCGTTCGAAATGGGCCGAAGATTTGCTGCTGCCACCACTGGAAGTCCTGCGCCCGATCCCGGCCGTGGCCTGGATTCCCCTGGCGATCCTGATGTTCCCGTCGTCGGAACTGTCGATGGTCTTCATCACCTTCACCGGCGCGCTGTTCCCGATCCTGCTCAACACCGTGCACGGCGTCGAAGGCGTCGACCGGCGCCTGATTGCCTCGGCGAAAAGCCTCGGGGCAGGGCGTCGGGCGATTCTGCTGGAGGTGATTCTGCCGGGCGCCGCGCCGAGCATCATCACCGGCCTCGCCATCGGCATGGGCACCTCGTGGTTTTGCCTGGTGACCGCCGAAATGATCTCCGGCCAGTACGGCATCGGTTATTACACCTGGGAGTCCTACACCATCCAGAACTACGCCGACATCGTCGTCGGCATGTTGCTGATCGGCGTGCTCGGCATGGGCAGCAGCCTGCTGATCAAACGGTTGGGCGGGTTGTTGACGCCCTGGCATCGACCACGAGGAAAAGCCTGA